From the Amblyraja radiata isolate CabotCenter1 chromosome 12, sAmbRad1.1.pri, whole genome shotgun sequence genome, one window contains:
- the LOC116979286 gene encoding interferon-inducible GTPase 5-like — MRDFSRLKGKLINSLNGIKKDALLMTLRITTVKIVEQKGAQLKNRVWMLATVSGAVGLVPVPGLSFAVDLGILVTAIIDFRKSLDLDDASLQRLANVSKKPVEYLKAEVRTPLMGEINEEFVKQMLVRSSFAAVSAVEMTLNFIPIIGSIFGAASSFGMTYKLLTDALDELVGNVHRVAKVAFATDPSYRQ, encoded by the coding sequence ATGAGAGATTTTTCTCGGTTAAAGGGAAAGCTTATTAATAGTCTCAATGGAATAAAAAAAGATGCTTTATTGATGACACTTCGAATCACAACGGTGAAGATTGTGGAGCAGAAAGGAGCCCAGTTGAAGAACCGTGTCTGGATGTTGGCAACAGTCTCAGGAGCTGTGGGATTGGTGCCTGTTCCCGGATTGTCTTTCGCCGTTGACCTCGGGATACTAGTCACTGCAATAATAGATTTCCGCAAAAGTCTCGACCTGGATGATGCCTCCCTTCAGAGACTGGCCAATGTCTCAAAGAAACCTGTGGAATATCTGAAAGCAGAAGTGAGAACCCCACTGATGGGTGAAATAAACGAGGAGTTTGTGAAACAAATGTTGGTGCGATCCAGTTTTGCTGCGGTTTCTGCGGTGGAAATGACCCTTAACTTTATACCAATCATTGGCTCCATTTTCGGGGCAGCGTCGTCATTTGGAATGACCTACAAGCTGCTGACCGACGCACTGGATGAACTTGTGGGGAATGTCCACAGAGTGGCGAAAGTTGCATTTGCCACTGATCCTAGTTATCGGCAATGA